The window CATTACGTTGACGCCGAAGTGCGCGATCTTGCTGGTCGCGTGCCGTGAATCAATTCCGCGAGACTCATTAGCGTGGTCGAGGAGGGCGCCGCGGCCCTCGCCGGCATCGTCGCGGCTACTTGATCGCGCCGACGGTGAAGCCGGCGATGAACCGGTCGACGAAGAAGTTGTAGAGCACCGCGACCGGCACGCTGGCGATGAAGCACCCCGCCATCAGCGAGCCCCAGAAGTAGACGTCGCCGCGGACCAGGAACGTCGGCACGCCCACGCTCACCGTGAACTGCGAGACTGAGGAGATGAACGTGAGGGCGTAGACGAACTCCTGCATCACGAGGGTGAGCGTGAAGATGACCACGGTCAGGATGCCCGCGACCGAGATCGGGATCACGATCTTCACGAAGGCGCCGAGGCGGCTTTCGCCGTCGATCATGGCCGCTTCTTCGAGGTCCGGCGGAATGGCTTTGAAGAAGCCCATGAGGAGCCACGTGCAGAAGGGGACGGTGAAGGACGGGTACACGAGGACCAGCGACCAGAGGGAGTCCTGAAGCCCGAGGTCCCCGATGACCCGTGACATGGGAATGAAGAGGAGCGTCGGCGGCACCAGGTAGGTGAGGAAGATGCCGATGCCGAGCTGCTCGCCCCAGCGTCCGGTGAGCCGGGCGAGCGCGTAGCCCGCCGGCACGGCCAGCAGCAG is drawn from Candidatus Methylomirabilota bacterium and contains these coding sequences:
- a CDS encoding carbohydrate ABC transporter permease codes for the protein MIGVFTLFSAFPFYWMLITTFKRTGDLMKRGNNPFIYNEPPTLENLRVLFFDTLYVRWLGNTLLVGVLVVVITLLLAVPAGYALARLTGRWGEQLGIGIFLTYLVPPTLLFIPMSRVIGDLGLQDSLWSLVLVYPSFTVPFCTWLLMGFFKAIPPDLEEAAMIDGESRLGAFVKIVIPISVAGILTVVIFTLTLVMQEFVYALTFISSVSQFTVSVGVPTFLVRGDVYFWGSLMAGCFIASVPVAVLYNFFVDRFIAGFTVGAIK